In Silene latifolia isolate original U9 population chromosome 3, ASM4854445v1, whole genome shotgun sequence, a single window of DNA contains:
- the LOC141648656 gene encoding uncharacterized protein LOC141648656, with translation MVSDRHLSWEHLRESRAKNDDIPWICIGDFNEILFATEMKGGNHPHWQMNNFREVVDECGLRDVEFKGYDFTFDNGQEDTDNRQSRLDRAMGNDKWFDMFPRAKLIHIHREWSDHAPIKVILQPRLERETRGGKLFRFEQTWELVEWKGISIGNILRDIHSKRRCLKRLNEGSQSARVISERKKIMKDITALLRQEDIFWRQRSRTLWLKYGDTNTKYFYQKVGQWKKKNHIAKLVDDNGGDQTGTLVVAGVAKEYFEHLF, from the exons ATGGTGAGTGATAGGCACCTTTCTTGGGAACATCTGAGGGAGTCGAGGGCTAAAAATGATGATATTCCATGGATATGTATCGGGGATTTCAATGAAATTCTATTTGCTACGGAGATGAAGGGTGGTAATCATCCACATTGgcaaatgaacaattttagagagGTGGTGGATGAATGTGGACTCAGAGATGTGGAGTTTAAGGGCTATGATTTCACTTTTGATAATGGGCAAGAGGATACGGATAATAGACAATCCAGACTTGATCGAGCTATGGGGAATGATAAATGGTTCGATATGTTTCCAAGGGCGAAATTGATTCATATTCATAGGGAATGGTCGGACCATGCTCCTATCAAAGTTATTTTGCAACCAAGGCTGGAACGCGAGACGAGAGGGGGGAAGTTGTTTCGATTTGAGCAGACTTGG GAGCTTGTTGAGTGGAAGGGAATAAGCATTGGCAATATTCTCCGGGATATTCACTCAAAGAGGAGGTGCCTTAAACGCCTTAACGAGGGAAGTCAATCAGCTCGAGTTATTAGCGAGAGGAAGAAAATTATGAAGGATATAACTGCTTTATTAAGACAAGAGGATATATTCTGGAGGCAAAGGTCGAGGACCTTATGGCTAAAATATGGTGACACAAATACTAAATATTTCTATCAAAAAGTAGGACAGTGGAAGAAGAAAAATCATATTgcgaagcttgttgacgataatGGTGGAGATCAGACTGGAACATTGGTTGTTGCAGGCGTGGCTAAGGAGTACTTTGAACACCTTTTTTAG